A region from the Desulfonatronum thioautotrophicum genome encodes:
- a CDS encoding BrnT family toxin — FFNRPMFRFVEHGYKHGEDVYAALGQTDAGRYLIVFFIRKPDHAALIISARDMDRKERRLYEKK; from the coding sequence TTTTTCAATAGGCCAATGTTTCGTTTTGTCGAGCACGGGTATAAGCACGGCGAGGATGTATATGCAGCTCTTGGACAAACTGATGCTGGCCGCTACTTGATCGTATTCTTTATCCGCAAGCCAGACCATGCGGCGCTGATCATCAGCGCAAGAGACATGGATAGGAAGGAACGGAGGCTTTATGAAAAAAAGTGA
- a CDS encoding CopG family antitoxin, producing the protein MKKSEHASQSTLSQADSLDEIATFWDDHSLSDFWDMTREVSFDVRAERVRRIPLDPELYCQVESNARSRGLSPETLVNMWVAERLNLLKTSHG; encoded by the coding sequence ATGAAAAAAAGTGAACACGCAAGCCAATCCACTTTATCTCAAGCGGATTCTTTGGATGAAATCGCCACATTCTGGGATGACCACAGTTTATCCGATTTCTGGGATATGACGCGGGAAGTCAGCTTTGATGTCAGGGCTGAACGAGTTCGACGTATACCCCTGGATCCTGAATTATACTGCCAGGTTGAGTCCAACGCTCGTTCTCGAGGTTTATCACCTGAAACCCTGGTGAATATGTGGGTGGCTGAACGACTGAACTTGCTCAAAACGAGTCACGGATGA
- a CDS encoding DUF4160 domain-containing protein, which produces MEHANPPPSSVEVWKNEEKGSDVNLATHAKYGDYKATVSILDLCILEGNLPRRATQLVLDWTELNQAELMQNWERCKAKKHPLPIKPLT; this is translated from the coding sequence ATGGAACATGCCAACCCTCCGCCTTCTTCCGTCGAGGTCTGGAAAAACGAAGAAAAAGGCTCAGATGTGAATCTGGCCACCCATGCGAAATATGGCGACTACAAGGCCACGGTCAGCATTCTTGATCTTTGCATTCTCGAAGGCAATCTTCCAAGACGCGCGACACAACTCGTTCTTGACTGGACCGAATTGAATCAGGCTGAATTGATGCAAAATTGGGAGCGTTGCAAAGCCAAAAAACACCCCCTTCCAATAAAACCACTCACGTGA
- a CDS encoding DUF2442 domain-containing protein, translating to MYWDITQFRHVAPRTLHVHFSDGLEGTVVIDPSFCHGVFQVLHDDDAIGLAKIDDGALTWPDGLDLAPDTMYKEIKASPERCYVLRAGRS from the coding sequence ATGTATTGGGACATCACTCAATTCCGTCACGTTGCACCAAGGACCTTGCACGTCCATTTTTCGGATGGCCTGGAGGGGACTGTTGTCATTGATCCCTCATTTTGTCATGGAGTTTTCCAGGTGCTTCATGATGATGACGCCATTGGATTGGCCAAGATCGATGACGGAGCCCTCACTTGGCCAGACGGTTTGGACCTCGCGCCCGACACCATGTATAAAGAAATCAAGGCAAGCCCTGAACGGTGCTATGTTCTCCGTGCTGGCCGTTCGTAG